A part of Streptomyces sp. NBC_01750 genomic DNA contains:
- a CDS encoding LexA family protein: MNEVTETQRRILICVREWIAEHGEGGQQVGLSSTSSTAYQLGRLERHGLISRSARSWRSIRLV; the protein is encoded by the coding sequence ATGAACGAGGTCACCGAGACACAGCGCCGGATCCTGATCTGTGTCCGCGAGTGGATCGCCGAGCACGGCGAGGGCGGTCAGCAGGTCGGTCTGTCCAGCACGAGTTCGACGGCGTACCAGCTCGGGAGGCTGGAACGGCACGGGCTGATCAGCCGCAGTGCCCGGAGCTGGCGCTCCATCCGTCTCGTCTGA
- the ku gene encoding non-homologous end joining protein Ku — translation MRAIWSGVIQFGMVALPVRLYGATEEHAVRLHEIHAADGSRVEHRRFCRAEGREIPYEEVGRGFAMPDGSVVPLTEADLERLPLPTKHTCEVLGFVPGADIDPISFARPYYAGPGGPGAERPYALLVEALARTGMVGVAKLAIRSRERLALLRPRRGVLVVQTLLWEDELREPGDLAPSAPVTDRELALAEVLIRELTGVEKRELHDEYGHALEQLIAAKASGDELAEAPAQTVPAVDLMAALEASVRAARAERGD, via the coding sequence ATGAGGGCCATCTGGTCCGGCGTGATCCAGTTCGGGATGGTCGCGCTGCCCGTCCGGCTGTACGGGGCGACCGAGGAGCACGCCGTGCGACTCCACGAGATTCATGCCGCCGACGGCAGCCGAGTCGAGCACCGGCGCTTCTGTCGCGCCGAGGGCAGGGAGATCCCGTACGAGGAAGTGGGGCGCGGCTTCGCGATGCCCGACGGCAGCGTGGTGCCGCTCACCGAGGCGGACCTGGAGCGCCTGCCGCTGCCGACGAAGCACACCTGCGAGGTGCTCGGCTTCGTGCCGGGCGCGGACATCGACCCGATCAGTTTCGCCCGGCCCTACTACGCAGGCCCGGGAGGTCCGGGCGCCGAGAGGCCGTACGCGCTGCTCGTGGAGGCCCTCGCCCGCACCGGAATGGTCGGCGTGGCCAAGCTCGCCATCAGAAGCCGGGAGCGCCTGGCACTGCTGCGCCCGCGCCGTGGCGTGCTGGTCGTTCAGACCCTGCTCTGGGAAGACGAGCTGCGTGAACCCGGTGATCTGGCCCCGTCGGCGCCGGTCACCGACCGGGAGCTGGCGCTGGCCGAAGTGCTGATCAGGGAACTGACGGGTGTCGAGAAGCGCGAGCTGCACGACGAGTACGGACACGCCCTTGAGCAGCTGATCGCGGCAAAGGCCAGCGGCGACGAGCTGGCCGAGGCGCCGGCGCAGACGGTGCCGGCAGTGGACCTGATGGCCGCCCTGGAAGCGAGCGTACGAGCGGCGCGCGCCGAACGCGGCGACTGA
- a CDS encoding DUF6247 family protein, producing the protein MTVMERNLSELLNKPKATLAALRGARRMLLRRRDDEDLVLTTAARAEQDQEVMGATSRMFVEMMRTPAGRTLVLDVLPATFPWVRYLPAHDVREFSVELVDALGAATELDNNSAVAQLITEWRHTAEVHADPELYAALTTDSGEDFGPVPEPGAAA; encoded by the coding sequence ATGACCGTGATGGAGAGGAACCTGTCAGAGCTGTTGAACAAGCCGAAGGCGACGCTGGCCGCACTCCGGGGGGCCCGCCGGATGCTCCTCCGGCGTCGAGACGACGAGGACCTGGTGCTGACGACGGCCGCGCGGGCCGAGCAGGACCAGGAGGTGATGGGCGCGACCAGCCGCATGTTTGTGGAGATGATGCGCACGCCGGCAGGCCGCACCCTGGTGCTGGACGTGCTGCCCGCCACCTTCCCGTGGGTGCGCTACCTCCCCGCGCACGACGTGCGCGAGTTCTCCGTCGAGCTGGTCGACGCCCTGGGCGCTGCGACCGAGCTGGACAACAACTCGGCCGTCGCCCAGCTCATCACCGAGTGGCGGCACACCGCCGAGGTGCACGCCGACCCCGAGCTGTACGCCGCGCTGACCACCGACTCCGGCGAGGACTTCGGCCCCGTGCCGGAGCCCGGCGCGGCCGCATGA